The Chitinophagales bacterium genome includes a region encoding these proteins:
- the trxB gene encoding thioredoxin-disulfide reductase, which produces MIDSKIHPCVIVGSGPAGYTAAIYASRANLYPVLYQGIEPGGQLMLTTEVENYPGYPKGIQGPEMMEEFRQQAARMGTDIRFGFISSVNFKGPVHKLYLDSGEEIKAYTVIIATGATARWLGLPSEQRLNGSGVSACAVCDGFFYKGQELAIVGAGDTACEEALYLANLSPMVHMLVRSEKMRASAVMQERVLINPKIKVYWNTETVEVLGEKMVEGVKVKNKTSGEIFDIPVKGFFVAIGHQPNSASFKDFVETDEQGYIKTISGSTKTNIPGVFAAGDVQDKIYRQAVTAAGSGCMAALDAERYLSAIGMH; this is translated from the coding sequence ATGATTGATTCAAAAATTCACCCTTGCGTGATTGTAGGTTCCGGCCCCGCCGGCTATACAGCCGCTATTTATGCTTCACGTGCTAACCTGTATCCCGTACTTTACCAGGGGATTGAACCGGGCGGGCAGTTAATGCTTACCACCGAAGTTGAAAACTATCCGGGCTATCCGAAAGGCATTCAAGGCCCGGAAATGATGGAGGAATTCAGGCAACAGGCTGCGCGGATGGGAACTGATATACGGTTTGGCTTCATCAGCAGCGTGAATTTCAAAGGGCCTGTGCATAAATTATATCTTGATTCAGGTGAAGAGATAAAGGCGTACACGGTGATCATAGCAACCGGCGCAACTGCGAGGTGGCTGGGACTGCCATCAGAACAAAGGCTCAATGGCAGTGGTGTCTCTGCCTGCGCAGTATGTGATGGTTTTTTTTACAAAGGCCAGGAATTGGCCATTGTTGGTGCGGGCGATACCGCTTGCGAAGAAGCATTGTACCTCGCTAATCTTTCGCCAATGGTTCATATGCTGGTGAGAAGCGAAAAAATGCGTGCTTCTGCCGTGATGCAGGAACGGGTCTTAATCAACCCGAAAATAAAAGTTTACTGGAACACCGAAACCGTAGAAGTTCTCGGTGAAAAGATGGTGGAGGGCGTGAAAGTGAAAAATAAAACCAGCGGTGAAATATTTGATATTCCGGTTAAAGGATTCTTCGTTGCCATTGGCCATCAGCCGAATTCTGCTTCTTTCAAAGACTTCGTGGAAACAGATGAACAGGGTTATATCAAAACAATTTCCGGAAGCACAAAAACAAATATTCCCGGTGTATTCGCTGCAGGTGATGTGCAGGATAAAATCTATCGCCAGGCAGTAACAGCGGCAGGATCAGGCTGCATGGCTGCACTCGATGCAGAGCGCTACCTGTCAGCGATTGGAATGCATTAA
- the rfbC gene encoding dTDP-4-dehydrorhamnose 3,5-epimerase, giving the protein MKIEIESKHLSDGVVVLKPEVFKDERGFFMETFRLDQFKEMGLPTDFVQHNHSGSVKDVVRGLHFQWEPGMGKLMRVPVGTAFLVAVDIRKGSPTYGKWYGREVSAENKLMIYAPPSFARGFAVLSDYAEIQYICTGMYNNKAESGIRWNDPAIGIEWPVKNPILSKKDEIAQTLAEWNARPESDFFKY; this is encoded by the coding sequence ATGAAGATAGAAATTGAATCAAAACACCTCAGTGATGGGGTGGTGGTTTTAAAACCTGAAGTGTTTAAGGATGAGCGGGGTTTCTTTATGGAAACTTTCCGTTTGGATCAGTTCAAAGAGATGGGGTTACCAACCGATTTTGTGCAACATAACCACAGCGGCTCAGTTAAAGATGTGGTTCGTGGGCTTCACTTTCAGTGGGAACCAGGTATGGGCAAGCTCATGCGTGTTCCGGTCGGCACCGCTTTCCTCGTAGCAGTGGATATCCGTAAAGGTTCTCCTACCTATGGCAAATGGTATGGACGCGAAGTTTCAGCCGAGAATAAGCTGATGATCTATGCGCCGCCCAGCTTTGCCCGTGGCTTTGCCGTTTTGAGCGATTATGCTGAGATACAATACATCTGCACCGGCATGTACAATAACAAAGCTGAAAGTGGCATCCGCTGGAACGATCCGGCCATCGGCATTGAGTGGCCGGTGAAAAACCCCATACTGTCGAAGAAGGATGAAATCGCACAGACATTGGCCGAATGGAATGCACGCCCTGAATCCGATTTCTTCAAATATTAA
- a CDS encoding SDR family oxidoreductase encodes MKILIAGGAGYIGSALIPKVLDRGYEVDVVDLLWFGNNLPKEVKVIQKDIFDLHEKELEGYDQVVFLAGLSNDPMAEFSPARNFVSNASSPAYLAYIAKRAGVKRFIYAGSCSVYGYTVNELYDESSPAVSNYPYGISKLQGEQAVIQMSDKNFSVIAFRQGTVSGYSPRMRLDLIVNTMFKTAVATGEIIINNPSIWRPILALQDATSAYIRAIESASEISGIFNIASGNYTVGEVADFVKEAVDTKMNKKIKLNIKNVQDFRNYKVTSEKATNMLSFKPIHSVESILEELVHNFDKFKDFDNPNYYNIQIFKKL; translated from the coding sequence ATGAAAATACTCATTGCTGGAGGCGCCGGTTACATTGGCTCTGCGCTTATTCCGAAAGTTCTTGACAGAGGCTACGAAGTGGATGTAGTGGATTTGCTTTGGTTTGGAAACAATTTGCCTAAAGAGGTGAAAGTAATTCAGAAGGATATTTTTGATCTGCATGAAAAGGAGCTAGAAGGTTACGATCAGGTGGTGTTTCTCGCCGGTCTGTCAAATGACCCGATGGCTGAATTCTCGCCTGCAAGGAATTTTGTAAGCAATGCTTCTTCTCCGGCTTATCTTGCCTATATCGCCAAGAGGGCGGGCGTCAAGCGTTTCATTTATGCAGGTTCCTGCTCGGTGTATGGATATACGGTCAATGAATTGTATGATGAATCTTCACCGGCTGTCTCTAACTATCCCTACGGAATATCTAAACTGCAGGGTGAGCAGGCAGTTATACAGATGAGTGATAAGAATTTTTCAGTGATCGCATTCCGGCAGGGAACCGTTAGTGGTTATAGCCCGCGTATGCGCCTTGACCTGATTGTAAACACCATGTTTAAAACAGCTGTTGCAACAGGAGAAATCATCATCAACAATCCTTCCATCTGGCGCCCTATTCTCGCATTGCAGGATGCTACAAGTGCTTATATCAGGGCTATTGAATCGGCATCGGAAATTTCGGGCATATTCAATATCGCTTCCGGCAATTATACAGTAGGTGAAGTAGCTGACTTTGTGAAGGAAGCAGTGGATACTAAAATGAATAAAAAGATCAAGCTGAACATCAAAAATGTGCAGGATTTCCGCAACTACAAGGTGACCAGCGAGAAGGCCACCAATATGCTCAGTTTCAAACCAATTCATAGTGTCGAATCCATCCTGGAAGAGTTGGTGCACAACTTCGATAAGTTCAAGGATTTTGATAATCCGAATTACTATAATATCCAGATTTTCAAAAAACTCTGA
- the rfbD gene encoding dTDP-4-dehydrorhamnose reductase, producing the protein MKVAVIGANGQLGTDICEVFAAKHEVVPLTHQDIEIGDVDNVKKVLSEIKADAVICTAAAHNVPKCETEPDTAFKINGTGSLNLAKASADLGFKLVQYSTDYVFDGRKMQPYLESDAVFPQSVYAITKYAGEQFIQNYCTNHFVVRVSGIYGKIPCRAKGGNFISTMVKLSKEKPEVRVVKDEILTPTPTREIAKNTLSLVETDAFGLYHMTCEGEVSWYEFARTIFDTLQLKTPLFEASVKDFPLVVKRPFYSVLENHNLKKINLNQMPGWKEALIAFLKENYQA; encoded by the coding sequence ATGAAAGTAGCTGTTATAGGTGCCAATGGACAACTGGGAACGGATATATGCGAAGTCTTCGCGGCCAAACATGAGGTTGTACCATTAACGCACCAGGATATTGAAATAGGTGATGTCGATAATGTGAAAAAAGTGCTGAGTGAAATCAAGGCGGATGCGGTTATCTGTACAGCAGCTGCGCACAATGTTCCCAAGTGTGAGACAGAACCTGATACGGCATTTAAAATCAACGGTACTGGCTCTCTCAATCTTGCCAAAGCTTCCGCCGACCTTGGTTTCAAACTGGTGCAGTATTCAACAGATTATGTATTCGATGGCAGAAAGATGCAACCGTATCTTGAATCTGATGCTGTTTTTCCGCAAAGCGTGTACGCCATCACGAAGTACGCAGGCGAACAGTTCATTCAGAATTACTGTACCAATCATTTTGTCGTACGCGTTTCCGGCATTTATGGCAAAATACCCTGTCGTGCCAAGGGCGGAAATTTTATCTCCACGATGGTGAAACTGTCGAAAGAGAAACCCGAGGTGCGTGTAGTGAAAGATGAAATATTAACCCCGACCCCAACAAGGGAAATTGCCAAAAACACTTTGTCATTGGTGGAAACCGATGCCTTTGGATTGTATCACATGACCTGCGAAGGAGAAGTTTCGTGGTATGAATTCGCCCGCACTATTTTTGATACCCTTCAATTGAAGACGCCCTTGTTTGAAGCAAGTGTCAAAGATTTTCCATTAGTGGTAAAACGTCCGTTCTATTCCGTATTGGAAAACCACAACCTGAAAAAAATAAATCTGAATCAGATGCCGGGCTGGAAAGAGGCGTTGATCGCTTTCCTGAAAGAGAATTACCAGGCGTAA
- a CDS encoding DUF1972 domain-containing protein produces the protein MKIAILGTRGIPSGYSGYEAFAEELGVRLVQRGHEVTVYAHKNMFTEFQPSYRGIKLKYIPSMKGKNTSQFSHSFLSTWKVIFSSTDVVLFCNAANGPFGFLLSLFGKRNCINVDGLEWMRPKWSNAGKKYFYFGAWCATKFFNVVITDAKGMQDYYKKEFNCDSTDIAYGADLKYAENPDAIRKLGLEPFNYYLIASRLVPDNNADIIVKAFMQSNSKRVLAIAGGTVYKNPFEEELRAIADPARVKFLGHINDSNLIKELHANAYAYTHGHEFGGTNPALLKGLAYGNCVIALDTVFNREVLKDGEYGILYKKDVNDLAEKINQIDGDESLAQSYRDKSRNRITERYTWEHITDQYLEVFENLLKKRGR, from the coding sequence ATGAAAATAGCGATACTCGGCACAAGGGGAATCCCTTCCGGTTACAGTGGTTACGAAGCATTTGCCGAAGAACTTGGTGTACGCCTCGTACAACGTGGTCACGAGGTAACCGTTTATGCGCACAAAAATATGTTTACCGAATTTCAGCCTTCCTACAGGGGTATTAAGCTGAAATATATTCCTTCCATGAAAGGAAAGAATACTTCGCAGTTTTCGCATTCTTTTCTGTCCACCTGGAAGGTGATCTTTAGCAGTACGGATGTGGTATTGTTTTGCAATGCGGCAAATGGACCATTTGGGTTTCTTTTAAGCCTTTTTGGTAAACGGAATTGTATCAATGTAGATGGCCTCGAGTGGATGCGCCCTAAGTGGAGCAATGCAGGCAAGAAATATTTTTACTTCGGTGCATGGTGTGCCACTAAGTTTTTCAATGTGGTTATTACCGATGCCAAAGGCATGCAGGACTATTATAAAAAGGAGTTCAATTGTGATTCTACTGATATTGCTTACGGGGCTGATCTCAAGTACGCGGAAAACCCGGATGCAATACGCAAACTGGGACTCGAACCATTCAACTATTACCTGATTGCATCACGGCTGGTGCCCGATAACAATGCGGATATCATCGTCAAGGCATTCATGCAATCCAATTCCAAAAGAGTACTGGCTATTGCAGGCGGAACCGTGTATAAGAATCCGTTTGAAGAAGAATTGCGTGCCATAGCGGATCCGGCGAGGGTGAAATTTCTCGGCCATATCAACGACAGTAACCTCATCAAAGAATTACACGCCAATGCTTACGCCTATACGCATGGCCATGAATTCGGTGGTACCAATCCCGCCTTGCTGAAAGGACTTGCCTACGGCAACTGTGTTATTGCTTTAGACACCGTTTTTAACCGCGAAGTACTGAAGGATGGTGAATACGGCATCCTGTACAAAAAGGATGTGAATGACCTGGCGGAAAAGATTAACCAAATTGATGGCGATGAATCGTTGGCACAATCTTACAGGGACAAATCACGCAACCGGATCACCGAGCGATACACCTGGGAACACATCACTGATCAGTACCTGGAAGTTTTTGAAAATTTGCTGAAGAAAAGAGGCAGGTAA
- a CDS encoding sulfatase-like hydrolase/transferase, which produces MVRFFTFCIVILFAGFQLIAQNCQTNPPTGLKLSEFTSCSIKMTWKSSVPGAKFQVRYKPASATQWSNWIKTNKDTFYTFTNLAAGKKYDFNVQSKCTDGSQSSAVSKSGKTLTCTLPDEVVITAASSTTVKITIQTSCPFNNFSVRYTNTAGVSTIQSFLPAPSYTVTGLLPDSTYQFEVTTCKLNQNNWTSPQAVQLPKLPNIVFILIDDARSDYFSCCGAFPFFQTPNIDRIANEGVNFTRSYVVTSMCAPSRASIATGLFTLKTGVFENGTSLDTSKTTFPQVLHDNGYYTALIGKNHNTFLQDGKDEFDYSLESHDENQGQINFLYNGVIKIINKPNVETLTDSAIAIIKRVDDPLMLWLAYRTPHYPNDPLAAYEGNMANVTLPWKPDTAKYTVNYPSFLYDGNNEDLLHGEAMDSTYRRLLEVVEGLDSCVGIVYDALENSGKLDNTLLIFMSDNGFTLGSHWLNGKSVAYEPSMKVPLLIRYPDWFTAGTVINDRIATNLDIAPTVYQLTGINYTQPLDGGSLKDLYDGTFNRSAFYYLMLNEGNGSPSKRAIRDLHYKYIHYTCFTDTVEEFFDMVNDSLELTNLVNNHNYDALVQTYREKFDSIRLAFGDTDPGPVKNCYISHPFVLKEMLDASEDKQTTPLIYPTVTRNNIEVYIPWNHADAVLYNSYGQAVGSWKLDDPFSKIYFNPLPAGVYYLRLNNLAATFTGELIITAE; this is translated from the coding sequence ATGGTTCGTTTTTTTACTTTCTGCATTGTTATACTTTTTGCAGGCTTTCAACTGATTGCACAAAACTGCCAGACAAATCCACCAACAGGATTAAAGCTGAGTGAATTTACTTCCTGCAGCATTAAAATGACATGGAAGTCATCAGTGCCGGGAGCCAAATTCCAGGTACGGTATAAACCCGCTTCCGCCACACAATGGTCGAACTGGATAAAAACGAATAAGGATACGTTCTACACTTTTACCAATCTCGCAGCCGGTAAAAAATATGATTTCAATGTTCAGTCAAAATGTACCGATGGTTCCCAAAGCAGTGCCGTGAGCAAGTCAGGCAAAACACTGACCTGTACATTGCCAGATGAAGTGGTTATCACCGCCGCAAGCAGCACTACGGTGAAGATCACCATACAGACCAGTTGCCCGTTTAACAATTTCAGCGTAAGATACACGAACACAGCAGGCGTTTCCACCATTCAATCCTTTCTGCCTGCGCCATCTTATACGGTTACAGGATTATTACCTGACTCCACTTACCAGTTTGAAGTGACCACCTGTAAACTGAATCAGAATAACTGGACATCGCCGCAGGCAGTGCAGCTACCGAAATTGCCGAATATCGTATTCATACTGATTGATGATGCACGCTCTGACTATTTCAGTTGTTGCGGAGCATTTCCTTTTTTCCAGACACCCAATATCGATCGTATCGCCAATGAAGGGGTGAATTTTACCAGGAGTTATGTGGTAACATCCATGTGTGCGCCGAGCAGGGCATCTATTGCCACCGGTTTGTTTACATTGAAGACCGGCGTATTTGAAAATGGCACCTCACTGGATACATCCAAAACTACCTTTCCGCAGGTGCTGCATGACAATGGTTACTACACTGCATTGATCGGTAAAAATCATAATACATTTCTGCAGGATGGCAAAGATGAATTTGACTATTCGCTTGAATCTCACGATGAAAATCAGGGTCAGATTAACTTCTTATATAACGGGGTGATCAAAATCATTAATAAACCAAATGTGGAAACCCTCACAGATTCAGCTATAGCCATTATCAAAAGGGTAGATGACCCGTTGATGCTCTGGCTGGCATACAGGACGCCTCACTATCCCAATGATCCGCTGGCTGCTTATGAAGGAAATATGGCGAATGTGACTCTTCCATGGAAACCTGATACGGCAAAGTATACGGTGAATTATCCTTCTTTCTTATACGATGGCAATAACGAAGACCTTCTGCATGGTGAAGCAATGGATTCAACATATCGCAGGCTGCTGGAAGTGGTGGAAGGATTGGATAGCTGCGTAGGAATTGTCTACGATGCTCTTGAAAACTCAGGCAAGCTCGATAATACACTGTTGATATTCATGTCAGACAATGGGTTTACTTTAGGCAGCCACTGGCTGAATGGTAAATCAGTAGCCTATGAGCCTTCTATGAAAGTTCCCTTGCTGATCCGTTACCCGGATTGGTTTACGGCAGGCACCGTAATTAATGACAGGATCGCTACCAACCTTGATATTGCTCCAACAGTTTACCAGTTAACTGGTATCAACTATACGCAACCACTGGATGGAGGTTCTTTAAAGGACCTCTATGATGGTACCTTTAACCGCTCAGCATTTTATTACCTGATGCTTAATGAAGGAAATGGGTCGCCTTCCAAACGCGCCATCCGCGACCTTCATTATAAATACATCCATTATACCTGCTTCACAGATACCGTAGAGGAATTTTTTGATATGGTTAATGATTCTCTCGAGCTGACCAATCTTGTCAACAACCATAATTATGATGCACTGGTGCAGACTTACCGCGAGAAATTCGACTCGATACGGCTGGCATTTGGTGATACTGATCCCGGGCCTGTGAAAAACTGCTACATATCACATCCCTTTGTATTGAAAGAAATGCTGGATGCTTCAGAAGATAAACAAACCACGCCGCTGATTTATCCTACTGTAACCAGGAATAACATAGAGGTATATATTCCCTGGAATCATGCCGATGCCGTCCTGTACAATAGTTACGGACAGGCGGTAGGCTCCTGGAAACTCGATGATCCTTTCAGCAAAATTTATTTTAACCCACTGCCGGCAGGCGTTTATTACCTGCGGCTAAACAACCTGGCAGCAACTTTTACGGGTGAGTTGATTATTACGGCTGAATAA
- a CDS encoding NUDIX hydrolase, with protein sequence MHENPWKILSTKEHYDNPWVNVVEHQVTNPAGNPGIYSVVHFKNLAICVLPLDEAYNTWVVGQYRFPVEEYSWEIPEGGGPLDTDPLVSAKRELLEECGIAAQQWMQIASCHLSNSGTDEKAIIYIAKGLSFQASSPEETEILEVRKIPFETLFQMVMNNEVMDAPTIIAVLKTRQLITSGLV encoded by the coding sequence ATGCATGAGAATCCCTGGAAAATACTTTCCACCAAAGAGCACTACGATAATCCATGGGTGAATGTAGTGGAGCACCAGGTCACGAACCCGGCGGGCAATCCCGGTATTTACAGTGTAGTGCATTTTAAAAACCTGGCTATATGTGTATTGCCTCTGGATGAAGCATACAACACATGGGTTGTCGGGCAATACCGTTTTCCGGTAGAAGAATACAGTTGGGAAATTCCGGAAGGAGGCGGACCACTGGATACAGATCCACTGGTATCGGCAAAGCGTGAGTTGCTCGAAGAATGTGGTATTGCAGCGCAGCAGTGGATGCAGATTGCCAGTTGTCACCTTTCCAATTCGGGAACAGATGAAAAAGCAATCATTTACATAGCAAAGGGTCTGAGTTTTCAGGCATCATCTCCTGAAGAAACCGAAATCCTCGAAGTCAGGAAGATTCCATTTGAAACACTTTTTCAGATGGTTATGAATAACGAGGTGATGGATGCACCTACTATTATTGCAGTACTGAAAACGAGGCAACTGATAACATCGGGCCTTGTATGA
- a CDS encoding NAD-dependent deacylase — MIKKIIVLTGAGISIESGLRTFRGGDGLWENHRIEDVATPSAWAKDQAMVLRFYNERRKDVRQALPNAAHRALVSLEAHFNVTIITQNIDDLHERAGSKNIIHLHGEIMKSRSSLDESLLYDCTGDIQIGDHCELGSQLRPHVVWFHEAVPMMDTAAAACADADIFLVIGTSLQVYPAAGLIHYAPRHSLKFLVDPDFHELPRLKNLEVIAAKASTGVPALVKRIIDDYQHDAV, encoded by the coding sequence ATGATTAAAAAGATCATAGTGCTCACCGGTGCGGGCATTAGTATCGAAAGCGGTCTGAGGACTTTTCGTGGCGGTGACGGACTATGGGAAAATCACCGCATTGAAGATGTTGCAACACCTTCCGCATGGGCGAAAGATCAGGCAATGGTGTTAAGGTTTTACAATGAACGGAGAAAAGATGTTAGACAGGCATTGCCGAATGCTGCGCACCGGGCACTTGTTAGCCTTGAAGCTCATTTTAACGTGACGATCATTACACAGAATATTGATGATTTACATGAACGCGCTGGGTCAAAAAATATCATTCACCTGCATGGAGAAATCATGAAATCGAGAAGTTCGCTGGATGAGAGCCTGTTGTATGACTGCACCGGCGATATACAAATTGGTGACCATTGCGAACTCGGTTCGCAACTGCGGCCGCATGTTGTCTGGTTTCATGAAGCCGTACCAATGATGGATACTGCTGCTGCTGCCTGTGCAGATGCAGATATTTTCCTGGTGATCGGTACCTCCTTGCAGGTTTACCCGGCAGCCGGTCTCATACACTATGCTCCCCGGCATTCTCTCAAATTCCTTGTTGATCCTGATTTTCATGAACTGCCGCGATTGAAAAACCTTGAAGTCATTGCAGCAAAAGCCAGTACAGGTGTACCGGCACTCGTTAAAAGAATCATTGATGACTACCAGCACGATGCAGTATAA
- a CDS encoding YncE family protein has protein sequence MAKYLIAACMVLLVLQSCRKDKSAQANLSNYPEQVGKIINTQCAISGCHNQNSKAAAGGLSLETWNQLFEGGSSGSVVIPYRPDQSWLMYFVNTDTSRGIALTPTMPVNAAPLSDDDYYTLYNWILSGAPDANGTIAFSGDPDRKKFYVSNEGCDLLTVFDTKTLLAMRYIDVGILSGIEVPHQLKISPDGQYLYACFVAGTIIQKLSTAGDSIVGQISIGPGSWNTMAISSDGKKAFAVDFSDEGKIAYINLDEMKLVQYYQGNGLFESPHGSWLNSDFTTLYVTAQYGNFIYKIDITNPSFPQIDKVVLKPGQQPNTLQGTIDPHEVLLSPDESKYFVTCQASNEVRVMDTKTDTLITVLPVGRYPVEMVMSKTEPYLFVTCMEDPCSEPVCKGSIYVINYENLTVIKSLQSGLFEPHGIAVDDEEKIVMVANRNVNPGGPAPHHVSECGGRNGFMKFINLETLEFLPDVRPEISVDPYSVAAKTH, from the coding sequence ATGGCTAAATATCTTATTGCAGCATGCATGGTGCTCCTGGTGCTGCAGAGTTGCCGGAAAGATAAATCCGCTCAGGCTAATCTGTCAAACTATCCGGAGCAAGTCGGCAAAATAATCAATACGCAATGCGCTATCAGCGGCTGCCACAATCAAAATTCAAAAGCTGCTGCTGGCGGTTTATCACTGGAAACCTGGAATCAGTTGTTTGAAGGAGGCAGCAGCGGATCAGTAGTCATCCCCTACCGTCCCGATCAAAGCTGGCTTATGTATTTTGTGAATACCGATACCAGTCGTGGTATTGCCCTCACGCCAACCATGCCCGTCAATGCTGCACCACTGTCTGACGATGACTATTACACGCTTTATAACTGGATATTGTCCGGTGCGCCTGATGCGAATGGTACTATTGCATTTTCAGGAGATCCTGACAGAAAGAAATTTTATGTCTCCAATGAAGGATGCGATCTGCTAACCGTATTTGATACGAAGACATTGCTTGCCATGCGGTATATTGACGTAGGCATTTTATCCGGGATTGAAGTGCCTCATCAGCTGAAAATTTCGCCGGATGGCCAGTATCTGTATGCCTGCTTTGTCGCCGGTACGATCATTCAGAAACTAAGCACGGCCGGTGATTCAATTGTCGGGCAAATCTCTATCGGCCCCGGAAGCTGGAATACCATGGCGATATCAAGTGATGGCAAAAAAGCATTTGCCGTTGATTTTTCTGATGAAGGAAAGATTGCATATATTAACCTTGATGAGATGAAATTAGTACAGTATTACCAGGGAAACGGGTTATTTGAAAGTCCACACGGAAGTTGGCTCAACAGTGACTTCACTACTTTATATGTGACGGCACAGTATGGCAATTTCATTTACAAAATAGATATCACGAATCCCTCCTTTCCACAGATTGACAAAGTGGTATTAAAACCCGGACAGCAGCCCAACACGCTGCAAGGCACAATTGATCCGCATGAAGTACTGCTGTCGCCTGATGAATCAAAATACTTTGTTACCTGCCAGGCTTCCAATGAAGTACGGGTAATGGATACAAAAACTGATACATTAATTACCGTACTGCCTGTTGGCCGTTATCCGGTAGAAATGGTGATGTCAAAAACAGAACCATACTTGTTTGTTACCTGCATGGAAGATCCCTGCAGCGAACCGGTATGCAAAGGTTCGATTTATGTTATCAATTATGAGAATTTAACGGTCATCAAATCACTGCAGTCAGGATTGTTTGAGCCACATGGCATAGCGGTGGATGATGAAGAAAAAATTGTTATGGTGGCGAACAGGAATGTCAACCCGGGAGGGCCTGCTCCTCATCATGTTTCGGAATGTGGCGGAAGAAACGGATTTATGAAATTTATTAACCTGGAAACACTTGAGTTTTTACCTGACGTGAGGCCGGAAATCAGTGTTGACCCCTACTCCGTTGCCGCTAAAACCCATTAA
- a CDS encoding retroviral-like aspartic protease family protein, translating to MSKKITIPLKAVSLQEEGFHLFVEGKAGTHSIRLLIDTGASKTVLDKKFISEKLPALKLEINEQLTTGVGSNTIQSEFTEIDTLSVGKLKLKKYKVAVLDLQHVNETYSLIQLPGIDGVLGCDVLVDYGVVINLRKMELRIRKESR from the coding sequence ATGTCAAAAAAAATAACAATACCACTCAAGGCAGTCAGTTTACAGGAAGAAGGATTTCATCTTTTTGTGGAAGGAAAGGCAGGGACTCATTCTATCCGGTTATTAATTGACACCGGCGCTTCCAAGACGGTGCTCGATAAAAAATTCATCAGCGAGAAACTGCCGGCGCTCAAACTGGAAATCAATGAACAGCTTACCACCGGGGTAGGTTCTAATACAATACAAAGTGAATTTACAGAAATCGACACCTTAAGCGTTGGCAAATTAAAACTGAAAAAATATAAGGTAGCTGTGCTTGATCTGCAACACGTTAATGAAACATATTCACTTATTCAGCTTCCCGGCATTGATGGTGTTTTGGGCTGTGATGTTCTTGTTGACTACGGCGTCGTAATCAACCTGCGCAAAATGGAACTCCGGATCCGTAAAGAATCACGATAA